From the genome of Crocosphaera sp. UHCC 0190:
TGAAATTTACGCTTGTGATGGCGATTTGCAAGATGCGGCCATCAATCTGGCGATCGCTGCGGGGCAATTACCTGATCGCACAGACTGGTTAGAGGGTTTAGCAAAACGATATCGGGTAGAAATGTGTCAAGAGCAAATACAACAAGAAATATCTCAAGGCCATATTATTCCTGTGATTAATCATCTCATTGAAGCAAAAATCGGCCCAGATATTCTAGTAATACCTGTGGTGTTTTATGTCCTAAAAATAGGAATTCAAGATTTTTGTTTTCCGTTAAATATCAGAACTAATCTGTAAATTGACCAGAATCAGCAGTTTTTAACTTTAATCAATCAAGTAACTAAACAAAATCAATTATTTAGTATATAAACTAAATAAAATTGTGCTATTTTGTACAGAACAGTGATTAAACTGATGTTATCGTCAAGACATACAAATCATTTCCTAATCCCAATGAAAATGAAGTTGCAGCTTGACAAGTTATTAGATGCTCTTGTCTCTAATTCTTTTGTTCTTAATAATGCCTCATTCTTTCAAAAACTTTCATTTCAAGGGAAACCAGCCATAAACAAAAAGAGAAAAAAGACAGATAATCAAAACATCAGTGAGGATTTTATCGCTCAACTGAGCCAAGAAAATGAGAAACTTAAGCAAGCATTAGAAGCCAAAGATAAAGTTATTAAACAACTCAAAAACCCAGATAACCTAGAATTCAACAAAAACGATTGTCAACGAATTCTAGAGGGGGTTGCAGATGGATTATTACTGGTTAATGATGAGGGAAAAGTACAGTTTATTAACCCAGCGGCCGAGCAACTATTTGCTCGTCCTAAATCTGAATTAATGAATCATTTTTTAGGATTGCCCATTGCAGACGAAAAAACAGAGGTAACAATTTTTCGTCCTGGGGGTCACATGATTATGGCAGAAATGCGGGTTTCTAGCATTACTTGGGAGTCAAAGACTGCCTATGTCGCTTCCCTAAGAGATGTCACCGTTTAACAACAACTCAGATTTCACGCTCTCCTAAAATCAACTCTTGACGATGCACTTTTAATAATTCTAATGCCTTCCCGGAAACCTCATCTAACATCAAGATAACTTGTTCAGGATGTAACATTGTCCCATCATTGCGACAACTTCCCACATAGCGCAAAACAGTAGTATTGTCATCCGTTGATTCTAAGGATAAAGCAAATAGGCGATCGCGTAAATTAACCATTGTCTTTTTCCCTGACTTGGTTGTTTTTTTCCAAAAAATTTCAGTCCTTTCCAAGACATTATTGACCCAACTTTGCCAAATTTCCTGAGAAATCACCTCATCGCTTCCCACCGTAATTAAATACTCTGCCTTTTCTAATAAACGGGTTGCTGCTAAAGAATTAATCGGCACTTCTTCAACCCGATAAACCGGAATATCTGACGGTAATTTTTCTACTAAAGCGTGACGAAATGCTTCAATATCCATCGCTTTTGTCAATTCAAAATCCACAATTTCCCCATTACTTGTGACCCCCAAAGTTAAGGCATTAGCAATGGAAATTCTCGGGCCCGGATGATATCCTCCCGTAAAAGAAATCGGTAACGCTGCACGACGCACCACCCGATCAAATAGCCGAACCAAATCAAGGTGGCTAACTAAGGCCATTTCGCCAATTTTGCCAAAAAAGACCCGAACCCGTTGCAACCGTTCTGTATTAGCCTGGAAATGACCGCTAAACCCAGGAATGGGAGGGGGTTCCACCACAATATTATGGCCAAAATCTAAGCCACAGACCCCACAATGAGAACATCCTTCAAACGCGCAGTCAGGAACCGTAGTCGCCTCTAAAGCCCGTTGTAAGTCTTCTTGTAACCAAGTTTTAGCAATTCCTGTATTAACATGATCCCAAGGTAACGGCGCGTCATATAATTCGGCCATGGTAGGGGCGAAGGACCCTTCGCCCCTACAGGTATCAGAAACAGCAAAAATATTCCATTCCCCACTTTCCACCTGACGATACTTCCAACTTAACCCAGCTTCCTCGATCGCCTGTTCCCACGCACCATAAGCCTTTTCCGTGCTTTCCCACCAAGCATCCATTCCGGCCCCTAATTCCCAAGCGCGACGGATCACAGGAGATAAGCGTCTGTCTCCCCGGCCCACAAAGTCTTCCATGCCCGAAATTCGCACATCAGTATAATTGGCTTTCACCCCTCTTAAGGAGCGAAAAGCCTCCCTTAATAATTCCTGTTTGCGCTTAAATTCTGTAGTTGACACCGAATGCCATTGAAACGGCGTATGAGGTTTCGGAGTAAAATTAGAGACAGTAATGGTAAATTGTAGGGGTTTGCGTCCCTGAATACGGCATTCTTGACGTAACCAGCGCACCGTCTCCACAATACCCAGGACATCAAGATCTGTTTCCCCTGGCAACCCAATCATAAAATAGAGTTTAACCTTATCCCAACCTTGTTCAACGGCAGTTTTGACACCGCGCAATAACTCCTCATTGGTTAACCCTTTATTGATCACATCCCGCATTCTCTGGGTTCCTGCTTCGGGGGCAAAAGTTAACCCTGACTTACGGTTTCCCCCAATAATGTTGGCAATATCTTCATCAAAGCGATCAACCCGTTGACTGGGTAAGGAAAGGGTAATATTTTCATCCTTGAGACGGTTTTTAATCTCCGTTCCCACTGCTGGCAGGGCCAAATAGTCGGAACAACTCAAAGACAGTAAAGAAAACTCATTATGTCCCGTTTCTCTTATTCCCCGTTCGATGGTTTCGATCACATCTTCGGGTTTGACATCTCTTGCAGGACGGGTTAACATTCCTGGTTGACAAAAACGACAACCACGAGTACATCCGCGCCGAATTTCTACTACTAAGCGATCGTGTATTG
Proteins encoded in this window:
- a CDS encoding PAS domain-containing protein gives rise to the protein MKMKLQLDKLLDALVSNSFVLNNASFFQKLSFQGKPAINKKRKKTDNQNISEDFIAQLSQENEKLKQALEAKDKVIKQLKNPDNLEFNKNDCQRILEGVADGLLLVNDEGKVQFINPAAEQLFARPKSELMNHFLGLPIADEKTEVTIFRPGGHMIMAEMRVSSITWESKTAYVASLRDVTV
- a CDS encoding TIGR03960 family B12-binding radical SAM protein translates to MAIAVEKLITAEIAKPARYLGNELGAKHKPWDSVNVRWVLTYPEVYELGASNLGHIILYNILNAQPRQLCDRAYLPALDLSAKLRETNTPLFALESRHPLTDFDILGFNLSYELGGTNILEMLDLAGIPLTWKERELGNYPLIFAGGQTATSNPEPFADFFDFMALGDGEELLPEIGLIIEQGKANQLSKEALLLDLAQVPGVYVPRFYDVTDAGSVIPNRADVPTKILRRVADPMPAYAIGLVPFIETIHDRLVVEIRRGCTRGCRFCQPGMLTRPARDVKPEDVIETIERGIRETGHNEFSLLSLSCSDYLALPAVGTEIKNRLKDENITLSLPSQRVDRFDEDIANIIGGNRKSGLTFAPEAGTQRMRDVINKGLTNEELLRGVKTAVEQGWDKVKLYFMIGLPGETDLDVLGIVETVRWLRQECRIQGRKPLQFTITVSNFTPKPHTPFQWHSVSTTEFKRKQELLREAFRSLRGVKANYTDVRISGMEDFVGRGDRRLSPVIRRAWELGAGMDAWWESTEKAYGAWEQAIEEAGLSWKYRQVESGEWNIFAVSDTCRGEGSFAPTMAELYDAPLPWDHVNTGIAKTWLQEDLQRALEATTVPDCAFEGCSHCGVCGLDFGHNIVVEPPPIPGFSGHFQANTERLQRVRVFFGKIGEMALVSHLDLVRLFDRVVRRAALPISFTGGYHPGPRISIANALTLGVTSNGEIVDFELTKAMDIEAFRHALVEKLPSDIPVYRVEEVPINSLAATRLLEKAEYLITVGSDEVISQEIWQSWVNNVLERTEIFWKKTTKSGKKTMVNLRDRLFALSLESTDDNTTVLRYVGSCRNDGTMLHPEQVILMLDEVSGKALELLKVHRQELILGEREI